CCATCTTTAtaatacccacgtagtagctttacatggtttacagctcaaaaaactcctcacgtttctcacactggcatcctgaaaaccctttattttaatttctgtctgaaatgctttgttttcgctgctgtctctttaacaccccaccgctccacggacctgctttcctcctattagccgattttccggaggctggccggcggcaggactcaatgttttgtgcctgcccctccaatgtggctatgttgttatgctagtggttgaaaactttgaatgaaccggtccgactgagtaaatgtggcgaattttgatatacgtccatacgtgttagacccagagtctgatcctgatagtttggagagtgAGGGGGATGgaaaccagcagcagtgaaggacagagcaggacgtatctgtttggtaagtgtttaattaatgTGTTTCAGTGGCTAAATGGCTAAGAGGCCTTGTGGGGGcagtctgttccgctttgccggcagcacggacgaaccagtcaggagataatattgcgatgacctcatcagttcactccattgaaatctcgtctcgggagaaTCTGGGAGAGATTTTcaatgaaccgttttcatcagttcacatgctaattccaagattactgccacatacgtttatcttgcagtttgaaaatttgcatacgtggagtatggacacccaacattgtgactttatatttatgttttaaaaatcgaaaaagtataataccccctctttaggaaccactgctctagacccTTCTCTCACtttcaaaaaacacaatacCAAGATCaccaaaacaatcaaattcaACTATCTAACTGCAGACAGATCAGGTCCTCCCTGACATTAATTGCAGCCAGAATGTTTCTGTATGCTATGATTTTCTCCAATAGCTGGTGTCATCACACTCAAACCCATAGAATCACTGTACAAGAAGgccttaaaaatgtccacagAAAACCATTATTGCATCAACATTGTAGAATTCTTACGAAATACAATCTTTTAAGTTTTGAcagttttgaaagttttaataTGCTTGCTCTGTATACAAGATACTACATGGACTTTCCTCACCTCTATTCAGTGAATACATTAAGCTGAAAGCTAAAAGTGGCACACCCACCGGGACCACTGGCAGAAGTGACTGTGAGACTGTGAGAAGTGAGTTGCCGTTCAGAACATTTGGACAGACTGCGCAGTCAGTTAGGGGCAGTAATGTCTGGAACAATAAACCAACTGCAACTCAGGAATGTCCACACACACCACCTTAAAAACCCTTCACAAAAATGGgctcaaatcaaatcaaacctgCACTCACTGTTAGGCGGATCTGCTGCAGCATGTGCGTACATGTAAGTATGTGTGATCATGCTGTACCAATGCAACTTTTACATGTATTTGTGACTATTGCTTTGTCTGTATGCATGATTCTATTGTTGCACACAAGTGTGGGGCATATGTCAGTGTTCCTTTTATGTAACATTTCCTCATTGTCTTGCCCCCCCTCAAGGCAGCAGGAGTGGGAAGAGTCAGTtagaatgttttatttactcttttttcATCTGCTATAACTACTGTAAGCTCCTTCTTTTGTATAACTTGTGGTAATTGGCCTGTGTCTGCAACACACACATTGAAAATTACTCCTTGCACTTAAAATAGCATTTTACAACATGCACTTTACTCAGCAGTTTGCATTAATGTTgttgtgtttgcacacagtAAGTATTGTTGTGCCAGCCAAATTAGTAGTTTCTAACTCCAACATATTTACGTTTGTCTTTCATGCTTGTGTTCGTTAATGTGCTCTGtcccttttaaatgaataaataaaataaaaatggagtgTGTACCTTGGGCTCGCTGAGGCTGTTGCACACATGGGCTTTCATTGGAGGTTTGATCTGTCCCAGTGTTCTTCTCTTTCAGAGTTGACTTCTTCTGCCTGCTGCTGCATGTTTGGTTTAACGGATTTCTGGAATATAGTCACAATATCATAAGCCGGGTCATTTTAAACTTATAGGTGGCAACATTATCAAATAGAATTTAAACTGAAAGAACACATTTCAATCATTGCATATCAGTAGCTATTATAGattgtttttaccatttaaataaatgtgtgtcTAATCTACATCTGTTAGTGCCcatctttttgcatttatgtaTTTCCCTCTTAAATCATCTGGTCTGTATTAAACAACTAATCAGGATTATTTTCCACTAGAGCAGAACAATATACAATTTTACAGCTGGAATGGCAATGTGCACATGTGCAATACGTGGGACATGTGTTGTCTGTCATGTGATCTGAAGCACTTCATACTGCCACTTTTGTGATGTTTGGTCAGAGGACCTCAGGGCTTACACAGACACTCACCTAAATCTCATTCCACCCTCTGATAtgtccccctcctcctcctggtgCTGTTCTCGGTCCCTGTCCTTCCTCTCTGCCTGCTGTTTTATGAACGGACAGTACACCTCATCCTTTTCCTCAATCTCAGCAAGCAGGAGGTGACCTCGCATCTTGAAGGCTGCTAACACCCTCTCCAGGGAATAAGCTGGAGGACTGGAGTGAATCTACAAATACACAAATGTTAGGATGGGAACATGCACAACCATTAGACAGAGAGATAGATGTTCCATATATGGCTACATGAAGCAACATTGCTTGGTCCCTTTTTAAAACGCTTTTACTGTTTAAGTCAAAGGGAAAAGTTCAGCAGGTACAACTAAAACACAttacactcacaaacacacaaaacaatgcAGTTGCCTACCCTCCTGGGGGTCCCGTGCGCCCAGCTGTGTCCGATCAGAGGGACACTATGGGGTCTCCTCCCCATATTCCCAGAGGCTCCTGGGACTCCTGGACTCCTAAAGGCCATCAGGTCATTGCGGAGCCGATCGATCAGAATCTGCTGGTCCACGAGTTGTTCAGTCTGAAGAAATACACAACCCATGAAATGCCAGCATTGATGTTATTACAGTGAGGTAaagtttttacatttaacttgcagaaaaattaaaactataAGGGAGTCTGGATATTTTTGGATACGGGGCTCTTCTTCTCACCTGTATTCGAGAGCgttccttctcctcctctagGGCCTGAAGTTGAGATTTGTTCTCTTTAAGAAGTTTCTCTACTTCTTTTTGGACTTGTCTTAATTCTGCATCTTTCTGCTTCAACAGCTGTTCCTCTATGGTGAGAGCCTcctaaaaaacagagaaaaagacaataGACTCAAAATGATCAGATCAGCAGTATACCTTTTATTCTTGTGTTTTGGTGACTGatattttcttctcctttttatcATAAAGTACATAACAGAGGAGACTTTAATACAAGGAAAAACTGATCATGTTGACGATTATTTAATTTATGGCTATGCTTCTCAATAATATTCCCTTTAAAAAAGGGAGGTtatgagtctttttttttcagttaggGAGACAGTGCTTGCTTCTGTGTCTTAACTTAATAATAATCCTGCTGTTTCAAATGATTATAGAAGCATGTAAACACCTTTATCTGACACATTTATTTGCACGTTGTGCTTAACATCCCTGTGTTGCTTCTAAAGAGGAGCAGAGAATGCAATGTTGATGACATGCAGCAACACGTGTGTCACATTCAAAGAAATGCTTTAGTTTGTATATGGTCAGTGTATTTGACggaatttcattttgaaattaaaaaatctaaatcaagaAACAAACCGCTTTCCAATTaccctttaaaaacagcaacgtaaaacacaaaaaaaacatgcctTAGAGCCTTTCAGTCAGTTGGATATTAAAAGGAGAATCAAAACACAATTTTCCatctcaatgtttttttttgttttgttttccattttccctttttttctgtttcatttgtcTTGATGTAAGGAGGAACCAGACTAAACCCGGCCATGAAACTGCTTGTCAGTTAACTGTCCAAATACTTTAAGCCCCTGATAACGGAGGGTCATAAAACAGAAACGGGCACTTTTCTGTTCCTACCCTCCATTGGAAAAAAACTTTATGaatacagtttttgtttttcaaataaacaaTTATACTCTTGAGTGATGaattctttaatatttttactttgtctAGTCACATGATTCCAAGCACCACACCAGTGCTATCCCTGCAATAATGTATAAAGGGTGAGGGCAGTATAATGAGGTCAAAATAGGTTTttatgccattaaaaaaaaacaatagtttATACATGGCCATCATCTATACAgctttatctgaaaaaaaaaattcaagtaaaagttttttttttttttttcagaaagcGCTGGATTAATGGCAGTTAGCTCTAGTTATTTCAACCATTAGCCTGTTTAGAGACAAGAGGCACCACTGTAACAAACACTGGGTTAAAAGTGCTTCAATCATTGATTTGTTAAATAGAGTAAAAACATCATATCTGCGACAACTCAAagcccctgtaaagtgattttaaaatatatttattctaGGTTTTTGGTATGACAGGCAGCTGTGTCATGAACCcccagtcatgaaaaacatctctacgtTTAAAAGAagtaaacttcaaaatcatgaataataaggtggtaaaatctgctctaggatggtgtgggcatgttggttaaatgagctgaagccgcacccactcatgagaaagATGATtctctgatatttaaaaaaaaaatactacagtGCACcagcctggctctgtgccagagcagagagacaaaagTTGGGGATTTaaaattactgttttctggtacaaaatGTCTCTGTTATGAGATGTTAAATGACCCGTAGGCCACCATGGCAACTATGTGAAATTTACGtcacaatgaataaaaacacatgtagctggctgttaactttcaatgaagacaGTGACATGGGCTAATAagagactgtactgagatgaactgctctgtgattttatatcattgtcgTGTAAGGGGGGCGGGGCAATTCCTCATCAAGAccggtgatgtcatgggctcctatATTAGCCTTGCTGAAATATAACCAAGCCAGGGAGGAGGTGAATGGTCTAATGGTATGAATCCAAAATTCATTCATACATAGATCACAgcattttcatgtttacagaaaccttATTCCAACACATCTAGTTTGTTAAGACAAAGCTTGGATTTCACGTTAGGTTTTGTTTTGAAGCTGTGTATTGCTACGTTtcctcttggccaggtctcccATAAAAAAGAGACCACTTATCTTAAGCCTgactaaataaaggttaaataatggTTTAAAACAGATTCTGTTATGGTGACActaacacaaacaaacaacacagtttttacttttaaaactatttttttaataccTTGCATTTACCGAGTTCCTTGTGGAGTGTGTTAACAAGAACATTTTGGGGCTGGCCATCACCTCCTTCTGAACAATCAACTTCATATGACAGATTGGCAGCTGTCAGTCTGTCCAGCCATTCCTGTATCTTCGGCTTGAATGAATGGCTGGAACCGGTCATCTCTACAAACAAGGCTGCAGCTTCCTGAGCTAGGAGGCGGTACTGTGTTACTACCTCCTCCAGCTTCTCCTGACCTGGTCTTCCATTTTTCCTTGCCCTCCTAAGATCTCTCTTTTTGTCCCTCAGCTCCTGTCTTGGGGTCAGAGCTTCTGACTCAGTCTGACTCAGCCGAGCTTTACAGCGGTCCAAGCAGGTCTTGTACGTATATATCCTTCCAGGATGGGTATTAATTTCACGAGCCATTGAAGCATACCGTAGGACACTCTCGGTCTCAGCTTCACTGTGATTGGAAGGGCTTACGCAAGCCATCATTAGAGTGTGTGCATTACCTCCCAGTGAGTCACGGAGAAGACGGGTGATCTTGGAGGCACGGAATGGTATAAATGTGTTGGGTTTTCGGGTAGATTCAGAGAGGGCACGGATGACTTTGCCCAGCATGAGCAGGTCTTTGTTGATAAAACAAGACTCTTTGAGTTGAACCCCCATGTTTCCAGTTTTCTCAGCACGCTCTGAACCTGCCAGGTCAACCAGACAGAGCTTGGAGAAGCAGTCAGAATTATTGAGAGAGAAACTCTGGTGAAGCTGGAAGGTGAAGATGGTGTGAGAGCGACTGGAGTGCTCATTCATTCCTGTGGTGGCAGTGTGGCGCAGGGCGTTGCCCATCTCTAGGGCATCAAGTACCTCTTCTGCTGATGTGACATTGATTGCTTTAGAACCAACCACAACTAAAAGCACAAACAAAAGATGCAGTGATCAGATTTAATCTATACTTTAAGACTAAGTTGAAGCACTGTTTTCTCAAGTGATCAAAAATCAATCATACAGCGTCAACACAGGAAAGTCAAAGGCCAAATATTAAGTTTGTATGGATCTGATAGCAATTTGATTTACAACAAATAGAAATGTCCCTACAGTGGGCAAATAAGagtgtttttaatcaaattatttttgtcttttccttAAGCAAGACGCTTTGCATAAAGTGCTGAGGAGATTAAATGAGGATAAATCCACACCTCTCATGACTGAGGTAAAAGCACTTTTAAAGATCACACATATTGACAGAAACGTTGGTACccttccattaaagaaagaaaaaaatgctatcatcactgaaataactttaaactgaaaattaaaatatagataaacatttaatgaaaaataacaactgAAAATCAGGTATTCCTTCTTATCGGGTTaaacagaatcattaaaaaaaacaaactaatgaaactggcctggataAAACGGATGGTATTCTTACTTTAATATTTTGCTGCACAACCATTTGAGGCAATCAAGCAATTTCTGTAACTCTAGACTCCTGCACCTGTCGACAGGTATTTTGACCCACTCCTCATAAACAAACTGCTCCACCTGTCTTGCGTTTAAAGAGTGCCTTCttcagactgcatgtttcaccTCCTTCAACAGTTATTCAACAGGAATTGGGCTATGGCTCGTAgatggccacttcagaatagtccgattttttgttcttagccattctcggttgtttttagctctgtgtttcggtcattatcctgttggaggacccaTGACCTGTGACTGAGTACATACtgctccagaatgccttgatagtATTGAGATTTCACTGTACCCTGTCTCTTCAATTTGGCATCAGCTTTCTTCTTGCTGCCATGTCCAGAGGTTGGCGACAGTCCCatggaccttaaacttctgaataatatggGCAACTGTACatgtggtccatgttcagtgtggtgcACATCATGATACCAAACACCAAGGGGACTCCTTTTCACTctttaaataggcagactgactgattacaagtttgaagacacctgcGATGCTATTTATaggacacaccttagtttaacatgtcccgatgggtaaatcattttcagtcatttttaggGGTAACATCAActttgtccaggccagtttaattagtttttaaaaaatgattctgttgaatcacaattcaaaagcaatgtctgattttcacgAGTTAATTTTCAGGGTATTTCTAttaattattacttttgtcagtcttaagttatttcagtgatcattgtggaattttcttttttcaaatggaagggtaccaacaattcTGTCCACGTGTACAACTCTTTCTGGGGTAAACCCATACGCTAATTCAATTAAATGTAAtccatgtgaaaaaaataattattgacATTTTCTTGCCACAAGAAATGCATTTCTAAATACCGGTGTTTCCCTTCTCGTCCTGTCTGATATGCAGCGTTTTGTCCATGTTGAGCTCTTCTAGCAGGTCTCGCAGTTCGTCCTTGTGCAACTCAATGTATGACACTTGTACTGCTGCCCCAACACCATCACTGCTTGCTCTCTTCTGCtccagcaacaaaaaaatgtcatgggCCACATGTTCAATGATTCCTCCCTGCTCACCTAAGAGAGATTAGAAAGTAGGAGATCAGGACAGCCAGCTTGCAAAACCAAAAGGGGAAACACATTATTGATCAACGTGAAATATCATTGGAAGAACAGCAAATCTCTTGTTTGTTTTGGCCATGGGATTGACTTTTTCAAGCCCAACATAGACCTATGCTTTTGGCTATGAAAACTCCTGATTTAAGCCTGAAGtgactttaaaaatccaaacacaTCCATACCCACTTTGACAGAAAGCAGTGAGAGCAAACTGGGGTCAACAGTCTTGCCCAAGAACATATCTAGATGTTTAATTTGTGGGGGCCAGAATTAAGTACTTGACTGCGTTTGGGGATCTCTTTTTCTGAGCGCTTATCCTGAAGTAGGGCACAAGTACCGTTATCTTGGGCtaacttttcaaaaaagtagTTTGGTAAACTACAACCCCAAATCTAAAAAGATTTGGGCAATgtgtaaaatacataaaatgatatgcaaaaatcataaacacaTGTTTCTTTCACAACaaaacattaacaacatatcagatgttgaaactgagatattttacaatttcatgaatAATATGAACTCATTTTGCTTTAATAATACCTGTCTGTGTATTGTAGTACCAAACAACAGAATAATAACTCATCCTACTGGACATTTTCCCTGTGTCTAAACTCACAGGTGTGCTGTGTAAACCTACCCCCGTATCCTCCTAACAAAGTGTACGTCTTCCCTGACCCTGTTTGTCCAAAACAGAAGACGGTGGCGTTGAAACCCTCCACCAGGTTCTCCACCAGCGGCCGAACGCAGGACTTGTACACATCCTCCTGACTGGCTGTCGGTCCAAAAGTGTGGTCGAATGTGAAAACTTTGTTAAGGCCGACTACCACCTGTGAGGTGTCCTTGTCCTCCCGGATACACTCCCTGTGGTGGCGGAGGATTTCTGTACGCAGCAGAGGACGGACACGCACCGCCACCCGGACACACTCCTCTCCCATGACGGTGAAGTATGCTAGGAATTAGGAATAAACGTTTACGGTCTGCATCTCAAACTCTAAGGAAAACTTTGTTTACACTTTCAAACTTGGCTGGTACAAAAAATACACGACTAGTTATCTACAATTTACATTAACAATCCTTCAAAAGTTATTGGTtgggttaaaatatgatatcGCCGTCGCTTAAATGTCAGTACCTGTCGTTTTGTTCACTGCCGTTTGTTGTCATTCATCTGTTGCCCGGGAAACCGCCGCCGTTGTGCCGCAGCGGTCGAAGAAAGCGCGAGGAGTTTCAAGAGAATCCTCAGAGAGAGGAACGAGGGGTACGAAGCTGcgacagcgcccccttctgctGTATGGCAATCTCGCTAATACCATCAAATACCATGGATGTCCATCTATGCCActtgaaaaaacacaaagagaaagtTGAGTAATTattcaaaaaaaatcttagatAAAAATTCTGGGGAATAAATCAGAATCATGAGGAGGAAGTCCTcagacagaattttttttttagataaaaataaacaatgacataaaaaggccaaattctgagattaaagtcataatttggGATGGAAAGGCAAAATGATATGattaaaggcaaaattataagaGTAAATCATAGTTATGAGatgaaaattgtcaaaatgtcaaaatgattaCTTTTCATCTCATGATTTAAACATAATTATGAATAACTTTTTAATAGTTTCAACTTTTTCCTcttaattttcaaattcatcTCATGATTAggactttgtttttcataattctgtcttttaactcactttcactttttatctcagtatttggcattttttacaaattattCTGCCTTTTTATGTCATTAACATGTCTTCTAAGtatcataactttgactttctaTCATAATCATAACATGCTAtcacataattttgactttttatgtcattattttgactatctcataattttgactttttaatcgcATAGCTTTATATCAtgctattttgaatttgatcccATGTCaacatttcatctaaaaatttaaattatattttttaaaaataattacctaactttaatgttttttttctttttaagggGTGGAAATGGGCTTGCTTACAAAACACAAAGCTGACTTTCCAAtgaataaaaagtaaacaaaagtaTTGCTGGGGGTCAAGTAGCCTTCAATTATTAAATGTAGCagattaatataaatataaatataaatataatatgaaatgtatcaatcttttttttcaattaatctCTCATATTTTTCAGATATAATCTgtatatttatatgttttttcttttgaaaaagtaaagattttttttctgacatatATGCTGTTCACTAAAGGACCTAAGAACTTCACCTCCTTTTCCTACAAGCTAAATCTTTCTTAACTCAAAATTAACTTGGTTTAGTCTGATCATCTTATTTCAGTCAACTGTCCTACGAGGAAAGTTTGTCTGAGGcataaaatctgtaatgtaGCCCACATGGAGGAGGCTGTTGctccttttgagtttttctcaTTCCTCTTCAACTCATAGAAAGTCTGAGCTTAAGCTCTGAGCTTTTTCTGAACTTTAAAGTATTATAAATGTACTTTTCCAACATTATAGATAATGTAGCAACTAACCTGCTACTCTAAGCTAccaaataatcatttttatgtctctgctctgcttctcCCTCAGTCAGTCCACTCAAGCCATTCTTGTGGACACAATATCTCAGGAAGCTTTGACAGATATATCAACTTTACGAGTCTCTTTACATTTATTTCCAGTCATTTGACCCCAAGCTCCTCCTTAAAGCTTTGTGGGGTTTTCTTTgaattgcacaaatgtccactgaCTCATGAATGAGCGGATTATGTTTTGGGGGTTAAAGTCAATAGTCAGGTTCTTTGTGCCACATGTTAGTCCCTTGCTTGTGAGATCTATACCAATGACACTTCCACAGAAAACACACCCCAGAGTTTCTTCTTAACCTATCACTCAAATTTCTGGTTGTTGTGTACCTCACAGTTAATTTAGTAGTTAATTTTATTTGCACATTTCTTCCCGTCCTAAAAGACTATTTTACAAAGTTGCCCTGCTAACAAATTTCTTTTACTGTAGTTAAATAGTGATGTGAAATTTGATCCCACAAATAAAACAATAGCACAAATTTTGTACAAACAAAGAAGAATAGTGTATCTTACAAAAATACTTTATTCTTAACATTAATTGTCAAATCACATGAACAAATTTCCTTTACTAGGCACATTTCTCTGGAATGGTTTGGTCAGACACAGTACAGTATTGAATACTCTTGTGGTAAATGATCAAGAATGATTGAATTAACTTTAAAAGGCAAACAGTAGCTTCATCCATACAGCCCTACAAGCTACATTAGAGCTTGACACCTTTTTTTAATGAGGACTAAAGAGCGGATCATTGATACATAAATCTGGCACAGAGGCATGCTCTGATTTATCCCAGAGAGAGACACCGATGCCAAGGCTGCACTCTGAGAATTGCCGCCTACTGTATGTGCTGCTGCCAGCCCGCTCTTCAGTAGTAAATACAGCGCGTGTGGTGTATGGGAATGTGGGCCATCTCTTTGTGGTGCTGCTTGGCATACGGCCACAGGTAGAAGTCAATGATTGCCGAATTGACGCTGCAGGTCTGTCCGTCTCTCTCCTGCACCATCTTACACAGACACTGTTTGATCTGCTCCACAGACCAGATCGAACAACCCCGGATCTCCAcctctctcctgtctcctgAGCTCAGCAGCTCGCCTGGGAGAAATACGAAACAAACAGAtaacaaacagagcaacaagagctggctcttttttAACCTGATACAGTTCTTTATTATGAAAGCACACACTCCTGTCTCACCTTTCTTCAGTGCTTGCATCAGTGCATCAGAATATCGAAGAGCCCCGAGGTAGACGAGAGCCTGAGGCACCCGGTAGTCTGCAAACATGGTCAGCCAGTCCATGTTGATGAGGTCTCCTTCACCTCGGGCTGCCATGACACCCCAGAAATCTGCCACCAGGATCTGAGCACGCTTGTAGAATGAGATTCTCCTGCcctgaaacaaacacaaactgctCTAAATGCTGGATTGTCTGCTTATTTATTCTGTTCTCCATCACTTTGTGTGCTTAAAGGCAAAGATTACATGAAAGCTACGACGTGTATGTCGTTAGTTCAACAACCGGGGAGTTTTTGAGTAGAGTTTTTGCAGTGCATTTACTATGCTATACTTTAAAACCTCATCCTCAAGTCCAAAGTATTGACACCTTCTTATACTTGAAGGCAGTGTGgcatgttaaaataaatatgctTTATCCTATTTAAATCCAGCAGCTGCACCAGTTCCTGCAAATAATCAAACACATCAACACCATCACAAGTAAATGAACTGTAGGTCTTGATATTTGACATCTAACCAAGTTCTACACCATTTCCAGTTTTTCACATGCCAACacatgctgccaccaccacgaTTCAGTGTTGGGATGGTTTTGGACAGATAATgatggtgcctggtttcctccagacatcaTGTTTAGGACTGGGGCCAAACAGaccaattttggtttcatcagaccagagaatcttgttccTCCTAGTCTGAGAGTCTTTCAGGTATTTTTTGAAAACTTCAActaaggagaggcttctgtctaacCACTCTACCATGgatggctgcagtgatggttgtccttctggaacctCGTTCCAACCCTTACACAGGATATCTGTAGCTCAGTGACTATCGGggtcttggtcacctctcttactaaggctctTTTCCcccaattgctcagtttgggGGATGAAAAcctcttagaagagtcctggttgtgcaaaactgtcttccatttgagaattacaGTGGCCAGTGTGCTCTTGAGAACCTTCAGCACAGCGGATTTTtttcagatctgtgccttgcaacaatcctggcAGTTCTTCAGCTCATGGtgtggtttttgctctgatatgcattgtcagttGTGAGGCCTTCTTTAGAGAGttgtgtgcctttctaaatcatgtccaattaaATTGTTTCACCACAGGCGTACTTCAATCAAggagtagaaacatctcagtgaagatcaagagaaatgggaggcac
The Cheilinus undulatus linkage group 5, ASM1832078v1, whole genome shotgun sequence DNA segment above includes these coding regions:
- the LOC121509414 gene encoding kinesin-like protein KIF27: MGEECVRVAVRVRPLLRTEILRHHRECIREDKDTSQVVVGLNKVFTFDHTFGPTASQEDVYKSCVRPLVENLVEGFNATVFCFGQTGSGKTYTLLGGYGGEQGGIIEHVAHDIFLLLEQKRASSDGVGAAVQVSYIELHKDELRDLLEELNMDKTLHIRQDEKGNTVVVGSKAINVTSAEEVLDALEMGNALRHTATTGMNEHSSRSHTIFTFQLHQSFSLNNSDCFSKLCLVDLAGSERAEKTGNMGVQLKESCFINKDLLMLGKVIRALSESTRKPNTFIPFRASKITRLLRDSLGGNAHTLMMACVSPSNHSEAETESVLRYASMAREINTHPGRIYTYKTCLDRCKARLSQTESEALTPRQELRDKKRDLRRARKNGRPGQEKLEEVVTQYRLLAQEAAALFVEMTGSSHSFKPKIQEWLDRLTAANLSYEVDCSEGGDGQPQNVLVNTLHKELGKCKEALTIEEQLLKQKDAELRQVQKEVEKLLKENKSQLQALEEEKERSRIQTEQLVDQQILIDRLRNDLMAFRSPGVPGASGNMGRRPHSVPLIGHSWAHGTPRRIHSSPPAYSLERVLAAFKMRGHLLLAEIEEKDEVYCPFIKQQAERKDRDREQHQEEEGDISEGGMRFRNPLNQTCSSRQKKSTLKEKNTGTDQTSNESPCVQQPQRAQGNKEKSIKQSGMRKPRLRTNATQRRINNLTVSIDMKEDLINALNKTDEEARAVDWHGKEDDVLTRLSMQRQKARSEVYHSLQHMRVQRAQLQSSLRQLDQKGEQRAEDITVGKSSHLEELEKKLHGSCWLDEEEDQVLQKRAELQELEEELERREEVLLHKETCLQQKNKLEIKKLRASQALSHNLHRISVQLESVEEEMKRSSVRQTGGVTIEELEKEREVLKKRKDTLDTQLKDNRVLTTEDEHSLLELEEAIEVLDAALEFKNGFIQEKQKKLSVTDSSTHQLQSTEPAQLCGVIRKLKELSQPEALDLLIRYFNKVVYLREMEHRLRLHCEEQQIHTEKQEVVVKELKVAMQRVTLNADRRLTQQQRDHQSDIQLLLQKLREAVSGEAVQERLQHLEKELFFYKSSSRQLKKKLRELHSDASHSFDQLGEHTSAQENRQTHTSANTPQTRSEEVQTRTHIVTTYTKIHSEQIDQQTHSSPHLKSYSLQAPCPSSSAALQVHKDAETPEHHQIQTSSQGRKDRGAGLEMEPVRLCRKDLRQIFPAELKVCGSNSRRRQSALDTSSESILVDSIEVAKNTDR